In Burkholderia sp. NRF60-BP8, a single window of DNA contains:
- a CDS encoding sugar ABC transporter substrate-binding protein, translated as MKTKLMAVAAAAILAAPLAHAEKIGVTMASFDDTFLTILRNSIADSAKKDGATVQIEDGGNDVGKQLSQVQNMIAQKVDAIIVNAVDTDATPKITKMVTAAKIPLVYVNRKPVDFDKLPAGVAVVASDEKQSGTLQARQVCKLLGGKGDILVLMGELSNESARARTKDIEDVIATKECAGMKIVDKREGKWSRTQGQDITMNWLSSGTKFDAIVSNNDEMAIGAINALKAARKLTPKTVVAGIDATPDGLAAMKAGELKVSVYQNATGQGAQAVATALKLAKKQPVDRYVNVPFELVTPDNMNQYAKH; from the coding sequence ATGAAGACCAAGCTGATGGCCGTCGCGGCCGCCGCGATCCTGGCTGCGCCGCTTGCGCATGCGGAGAAGATCGGCGTGACGATGGCATCGTTCGACGACACGTTCCTGACCATCCTGCGCAACAGCATCGCCGATTCGGCGAAGAAGGACGGCGCGACCGTGCAGATCGAGGACGGCGGCAATGACGTCGGCAAGCAGTTGAGCCAGGTCCAGAACATGATCGCGCAGAAAGTCGACGCGATCATCGTGAACGCGGTCGATACCGACGCGACGCCGAAGATCACGAAGATGGTGACCGCGGCGAAGATCCCGCTCGTCTACGTGAACCGCAAGCCGGTCGATTTCGACAAGCTGCCGGCCGGCGTCGCGGTCGTCGCCTCCGACGAAAAGCAGTCGGGCACGCTGCAGGCGCGCCAGGTGTGCAAGCTGCTCGGCGGCAAGGGCGACATCCTCGTGCTGATGGGCGAGCTGTCCAACGAATCGGCGCGCGCCCGCACCAAGGACATCGAGGACGTGATCGCGACGAAGGAATGCGCGGGCATGAAGATCGTCGACAAGCGCGAAGGCAAGTGGAGCCGCACGCAGGGCCAGGACATCACGATGAACTGGCTGAGCTCCGGGACCAAGTTCGACGCGATCGTGTCGAACAACGACGAAATGGCGATCGGCGCGATCAACGCGTTGAAGGCCGCGCGCAAGCTGACGCCGAAAACGGTCGTCGCGGGCATCGACGCGACGCCGGACGGCCTCGCGGCGATGAAGGCCGGCGAGTTGAAGGTGTCCGTCTACCAGAACGCGACCGGGCAGGGCGCGCAGGCCGTCGCCACCGCGCTGAAGCTCGCGAAGAAGCAGCCGGTCGATCGCTATGTGAACGTGCCGTTCGAGCTCGTGACGCCCGACAACATGAACCAGTACGCGAAGCACTGA
- the iolE gene encoding myo-inosose-2 dehydratase, with amino-acid sequence MSWNVRIGINPLSWMNDDLPSLGGETPLETALKEGAEIGYAGFELGNKFPKTGPELKAKLAEFGLVCVSGWYSGFLAEVAPGMTDADAVAAEIERCRAHMTKLQFNDVTVVVYGECAGTIQGNIDTPVAKRPRFVDDEAWRRYAARLDAFGAHLLDTYGIRLAYHHHMGAYVESPDDVDRLMALTDPAKVFLLFDTGHAYFGGAVDPVTLLKKHVSRVAHVHCKDVRPQVVNQARNDGWSFLNGVINGTFTVPGDGALDYDATLRTLKDAGYEGWLVVEAEQDPAVAPSYAYAKKGYESLRAIVDRLSA; translated from the coding sequence ATGAGCTGGAACGTCCGCATCGGCATCAACCCCCTGTCGTGGATGAACGACGACCTGCCGTCGCTCGGCGGCGAGACGCCGCTCGAGACGGCGCTGAAGGAAGGCGCCGAAATCGGCTATGCGGGCTTCGAGCTCGGCAACAAGTTTCCGAAGACGGGCCCCGAACTGAAGGCGAAGCTCGCCGAATTCGGGCTCGTGTGCGTGTCGGGCTGGTATTCGGGCTTCCTCGCGGAAGTCGCGCCGGGCATGACCGACGCCGATGCCGTCGCGGCGGAGATCGAGCGCTGCCGCGCGCACATGACGAAGCTGCAATTCAACGACGTGACGGTCGTCGTGTACGGCGAATGCGCGGGCACGATCCAGGGCAACATCGACACGCCGGTCGCGAAGCGGCCGCGTTTCGTCGACGACGAAGCGTGGCGGCGCTACGCGGCGCGCCTCGACGCGTTCGGCGCGCATCTGCTCGACACCTACGGGATCCGGCTCGCCTACCATCACCACATGGGCGCGTACGTCGAGTCGCCGGACGACGTCGACCGGCTGATGGCGCTGACCGATCCCGCGAAGGTGTTCCTGCTGTTCGACACCGGCCACGCGTATTTCGGCGGCGCGGTCGACCCGGTGACGCTGCTGAAGAAGCACGTGTCGCGCGTGGCGCACGTGCATTGCAAGGACGTGCGGCCGCAGGTCGTCAACCAGGCGCGCAACGACGGCTGGAGCTTCCTGAACGGCGTGATCAACGGCACCTTCACGGTGCCGGGCGACGGCGCGCTCGACTACGACGCGACGCTGCGCACGCTGAAGGATGCCGGCTACGAGGGCTGGCTCGTCGTCGAGGCCGAGCAGGATCCGGCCGTCGCGCCGAGCTATGCGTATGCGAAGAAGGGCTACGAGTCGCTGCGCGCGATCGTCGACCGGTTGAGCGCGTGA
- a CDS encoding heme-degrading domain-containing protein gives MVTSPFRLEPHAFDDDTSTPALPHFDAAVARRMGEIAVNLASRRGLPIAVGIVGEQALLFYCALDGSGAHDGDAIRRRQNTVLRFGESSLAVGARFRRAGWSLRSQGLSDDDYALDGGGVPLRIAGAGIVGAMAIAGLGAERDHALVVECLRWHVGANALAMSA, from the coding sequence ATGGTGACGTCCCCCTTTCGCCTCGAACCCCACGCCTTCGACGACGATACGTCGACCCCGGCGCTGCCGCACTTCGATGCGGCCGTCGCGCGCCGCATGGGAGAAATCGCGGTCAACCTCGCGTCGCGACGCGGGCTGCCGATCGCGGTCGGCATCGTCGGCGAGCAGGCGCTGCTGTTCTACTGTGCGCTCGACGGCAGCGGTGCGCACGACGGCGATGCGATCCGCCGCCGGCAGAACACGGTCCTGCGTTTCGGCGAGAGTTCGCTCGCGGTCGGCGCGCGCTTTCGGCGTGCCGGCTGGTCGCTGCGGTCGCAGGGCCTGTCGGACGACGACTACGCACTCGACGGCGGCGGCGTGCCGTTGCGGATCGCCGGCGCCGGCATCGTCGGCGCGATGGCGATCGCGGGCCTCGGCGCCGAACGCGATCACGCGCTCGTCGTCGAATGCCTGCGATGGCACGTCGGCGCGAATGCGCTCGCGATGAGCGCGTAG
- a CDS encoding SDR family NAD(P)-dependent oxidoreductase, with translation MSKLTGKVAIVTGASKGIGAAIAKALADEGAAVVVNYASSKAGADAVVSAITEAGGRAVAVGGDVSKAADAQRIVDTAIETYGRLDVLVNNSGVYEFAPIEAITEEHYRRQFDTNVFGVLLTTQAAVKHLGEGASIINISSVVTSITPPASAVYSGTKGAVDAITGVLALELGPRKIRVNAINPGMIVTEGTHSAGIIGSDLEAQVRGQTPLGRLGEPNDIASVAVFLASDDARWMTGEHLVVSGGLN, from the coding sequence ATGAGCAAGCTGACAGGCAAGGTAGCGATCGTCACGGGCGCATCGAAGGGCATCGGCGCGGCAATCGCGAAGGCATTGGCCGACGAAGGTGCAGCGGTCGTCGTCAACTACGCGAGCAGCAAGGCAGGCGCGGATGCGGTCGTGAGCGCGATCACGGAAGCGGGCGGCCGCGCGGTCGCGGTCGGCGGCGACGTGTCGAAGGCAGCCGACGCGCAACGCATCGTCGATACCGCGATCGAAACGTATGGTCGTCTCGACGTGCTCGTCAACAACTCCGGCGTGTACGAATTCGCGCCGATCGAAGCGATCACCGAGGAACACTACCGCCGGCAGTTCGACACGAACGTGTTCGGCGTGCTGCTGACCACGCAGGCGGCGGTCAAGCATCTCGGCGAAGGCGCGAGCATCATCAACATCAGCTCGGTCGTGACCAGCATCACGCCGCCCGCCAGCGCCGTGTACAGCGGCACGAAGGGTGCGGTCGACGCGATCACCGGCGTGCTCGCGCTCGAACTCGGCCCGCGCAAGATCCGCGTGAACGCGATCAACCCGGGGATGATCGTGACCGAAGGCACGCACAGCGCGGGCATCATCGGTTCCGATCTCGAAGCGCAGGTGCGCGGCCAGACGCCGCTCGGCCGCCTCGGCGAGCCGAACGACATCGCGTCGGTCGCCGTGTTCCTCGCATCGGACGATGCACGCTGGATGACCGGCGAGCACCTCGTCGTGAGCGGCGGGTTGAACTGA
- a CDS encoding bifunctional 5-dehydro-2-deoxygluconokinase/5-dehydro-2-deoxyphosphogluconate aldolase — MSLLNFPSDRPIDLACLGRVAVDLYAQQYGSRLEDARSFQMYLGGSSGNVAFGVARLGLKTAMISRVGDEQMGRFLRETLEREGCDTSQLQTDRERLTALVLLGLKDRDTFPLLFVRENCADMAVRADEISEDFIAGCRALAITGTHLSTPGTREASLTALGYARRHGAVRILDIDYRPVLWGLTARGAGENRYVPDAQVTRQLQQVLDEFDLLVGTEEEFLIAGGVPHDLIASLQAVRAITNATLVVKRGALGCCVIEGDVPARIDAAPTFVGERVEVLNVLGAGDAFLSGLLSGLLRGRDWAESTRIANACGAIVVSRHACSAAMPTPAELAHWFGGSRNPAVDADRTLAHLHRVTVPRREWDDLCVMAFDHRSQFYELAVQAGADEARISTLKRLLVRAVEQVERDRGIAGHVGVLIDGGAYGRDALASATGRGWWVGRPVELPGSRPLRFDETRSVGSSLTHWPTEQVVKCLVHYHPDDPVDLRVEQEQRVLELWEATRASGNELLLEMIPPRAVTPAGTEDDAVLRTVARFYNLGVKPEWWKLTPLTADGWARLAALIAERDPHCRGAVILGLNQPLQYLVDSFRSATDPIVKGFMVGRTLWADASLNWFAGRIDDQALIDEVAGNFAQLVDAWLGRRAAARAAAA, encoded by the coding sequence ATGAGCCTGCTGAACTTTCCGAGTGACCGCCCCATCGATCTCGCCTGCCTCGGCCGCGTGGCCGTGGATCTCTATGCGCAGCAGTACGGCAGCCGCCTCGAAGACGCGCGCAGCTTCCAGATGTATCTCGGCGGCTCGTCGGGCAACGTCGCGTTCGGCGTCGCGCGGCTCGGGCTGAAGACCGCGATGATCTCGCGCGTCGGCGACGAGCAGATGGGCCGTTTCCTGCGCGAGACGCTCGAGCGCGAAGGCTGCGACACGAGCCAGTTGCAGACCGATCGCGAGCGGCTCACAGCGCTGGTGCTGCTCGGGCTGAAGGATCGCGATACGTTCCCGCTGCTGTTCGTGCGCGAGAACTGCGCGGACATGGCCGTGCGCGCCGACGAGATCAGCGAGGACTTCATCGCCGGTTGCCGCGCGCTGGCGATCACCGGCACGCATCTGTCGACGCCGGGCACGCGCGAGGCGTCGCTGACCGCGCTCGGTTACGCGCGCCGCCACGGCGCGGTGCGCATCCTCGACATCGACTACCGGCCGGTGCTGTGGGGGCTGACCGCGCGCGGCGCCGGCGAGAACCGTTACGTACCCGACGCGCAGGTGACGCGGCAACTGCAGCAGGTGCTCGACGAATTCGATCTGCTGGTCGGCACCGAGGAGGAATTCCTGATCGCGGGCGGCGTGCCGCACGACCTGATCGCGTCGTTGCAGGCGGTGCGCGCGATCACGAACGCGACGCTGGTCGTCAAGCGCGGCGCGCTCGGCTGCTGCGTGATCGAAGGCGACGTTCCCGCGCGCATCGACGCCGCGCCGACCTTCGTCGGCGAACGCGTCGAGGTGCTCAACGTGCTCGGCGCGGGCGACGCGTTCCTGTCGGGCCTGCTGTCGGGGCTGCTGCGCGGGCGCGACTGGGCCGAATCGACGCGCATCGCGAACGCATGCGGCGCGATCGTCGTGTCGCGCCACGCGTGCTCGGCCGCGATGCCGACGCCGGCCGAACTCGCGCACTGGTTCGGCGGCAGCCGCAATCCGGCGGTCGATGCCGACCGCACGCTCGCGCACCTGCATCGCGTGACGGTGCCGCGCCGCGAATGGGACGACCTGTGCGTGATGGCGTTCGACCATCGCAGCCAGTTCTACGAGCTCGCGGTGCAGGCCGGCGCGGACGAGGCGCGGATCAGCACGTTGAAGCGCCTGCTCGTGCGCGCGGTCGAACAGGTCGAGCGCGACCGCGGCATCGCCGGCCACGTCGGCGTGCTGATCGACGGCGGCGCGTACGGCCGCGACGCGCTCGCGTCGGCCACCGGGCGCGGCTGGTGGGTCGGCCGGCCGGTCGAGCTGCCGGGCTCGCGGCCGCTGCGGTTCGACGAGACGCGTTCGGTCGGCTCGTCGCTCACGCACTGGCCGACCGAACAGGTCGTGAAATGCCTCGTTCACTATCACCCCGACGACCCCGTCGACCTGCGCGTCGAGCAGGAGCAGCGCGTGCTCGAACTGTGGGAAGCCACGCGCGCGAGCGGCAACGAGCTGCTGCTGGAAATGATTCCGCCGCGCGCGGTCACGCCGGCCGGCACCGAGGACGACGCGGTGCTGCGCACGGTCGCGCGCTTCTACAACCTCGGCGTGAAGCCCGAATGGTGGAAGCTCACGCCGCTCACCGCCGACGGCTGGGCACGGCTCGCCGCGCTGATCGCCGAGCGCGACCCGCACTGCCGCGGCGCGGTGATCCTCGGGCTGAACCAGCCGCTGCAATACCTCGTCGACAGCTTCCGCTCGGCGACCGACCCGATCGTCAAGGGCTTCATGGTCGGGCGCACGCTGTGGGCCGATGCCTCGCTGAACTGGTTCGCGGGCCGGATCGACGATCAGGCGCTGATCGACGAAGTGGCCGGCAACTTCGCGCAACTGGTCGACGCGTGGCTGGGCCGCCGGGCCGCCGCGCGCGCCGCCGCAGCCTGA
- the iolD gene encoding 3D-(3,5/4)-trihydroxycyclohexane-1,2-dione acylhydrolase (decyclizing), with translation MTTTVRLTVSQALVRYLAALRAEVVQPDGRTEILPYCGGVFAIFGHGNVAGLGEALHAEKDRLPTFRAHNEQGMANAAVAFAKANFRQRMMAATSSIGPGATNMLTSAALAHVGRLPLLLLPGDVFVSRLPDPVLQQVEDFEQGDVSANDCFRPVTRYFDRIASPEQLLVALPRAIQVMTDPAQCGPVCLALPQDVQTFAYDWPEDFFAPPVIRMRRPPADPLELADALDVLKAAKKPLIVAGGGVLYSQAWDALRTFADTHGVPVAESQAGKGSLAWDHPLNLGSIGVTGSPAANRAAAQADVVFAVGTRLQDFTTGSHALYGDATLLSLNVQPFDAGKKRGRQLVADARTGLGQLSAALAGWRADAAWTAANRDQAAAWNARVTTLTTRMPTDTLPYDAEVIGAVRDSAADAGRDSARDDLVVCAAGTLPAELHKLWRSGVPGNYHMDYAYSCMGYEVAGGLGAKLARPEREVIVIVGDGSYMMLNAELATSVMLGRKIIVVILDNRGYGCIERLQLNCGGASFNNMLDDCVPEGGERSTIDFAMHARAMGAEAVHVRDVGELRREMKRARAATKSQVLVIDTTHRRTTDDGGAWWEVAVPQVSARADVERAHQTYLDAKTRQRR, from the coding sequence ATGACCACCACCGTAAGACTGACCGTCAGCCAGGCGCTCGTGCGCTACCTGGCCGCCCTGCGCGCCGAAGTCGTCCAGCCCGACGGCCGCACCGAGATCCTGCCGTACTGCGGCGGCGTGTTCGCGATCTTCGGACACGGCAACGTGGCCGGGCTCGGCGAAGCGCTGCATGCCGAGAAGGACCGGCTGCCGACGTTTCGCGCGCACAACGAGCAAGGGATGGCCAACGCGGCCGTCGCGTTCGCGAAAGCGAATTTCCGCCAGCGGATGATGGCCGCGACGTCGAGCATCGGCCCCGGCGCGACCAACATGCTCACGTCCGCCGCGCTCGCGCACGTCGGCCGCTTGCCGCTGCTGCTGCTGCCCGGCGACGTGTTCGTGTCGCGGCTGCCCGACCCGGTACTGCAGCAGGTCGAGGATTTCGAACAGGGCGACGTCAGCGCGAACGACTGCTTCCGGCCCGTGACGCGCTACTTCGACCGCATCGCGTCGCCCGAGCAACTGCTCGTCGCGCTGCCGCGCGCGATCCAGGTAATGACCGATCCCGCGCAGTGCGGCCCCGTGTGCCTCGCGCTGCCGCAGGACGTGCAGACCTTCGCGTACGACTGGCCCGAGGATTTCTTCGCGCCGCCGGTGATCCGGATGCGCCGGCCGCCGGCCGACCCGCTCGAACTCGCCGATGCGCTCGACGTGCTGAAGGCCGCGAAGAAGCCGCTGATCGTCGCCGGCGGCGGCGTGCTGTACAGCCAGGCGTGGGACGCGCTGCGCACGTTCGCCGACACGCACGGCGTGCCGGTGGCCGAATCGCAGGCCGGCAAGGGCAGCCTCGCGTGGGACCACCCGCTGAACCTCGGATCGATCGGCGTGACGGGCTCCCCCGCCGCGAATCGCGCGGCCGCACAGGCCGACGTCGTGTTCGCGGTCGGCACGCGGCTGCAGGATTTCACGACCGGCTCGCACGCGCTCTACGGCGACGCAACGTTGTTGAGCCTGAACGTGCAGCCGTTCGACGCGGGCAAGAAGCGCGGCCGGCAACTGGTTGCCGATGCGCGTACGGGCCTCGGTCAGTTGTCGGCCGCGCTGGCCGGCTGGCGCGCCGACGCGGCGTGGACGGCCGCGAACCGCGACCAGGCCGCCGCGTGGAACGCGCGCGTGACGACGCTGACCACCCGGATGCCGACCGACACGCTGCCGTACGACGCGGAAGTGATCGGTGCGGTGCGCGACTCCGCGGCCGACGCGGGGCGCGACAGCGCGCGCGACGACCTCGTCGTCTGCGCGGCCGGCACGCTGCCGGCCGAACTGCACAAGCTGTGGCGCAGCGGCGTGCCGGGCAACTACCACATGGACTATGCGTATTCGTGCATGGGCTACGAGGTCGCGGGCGGTCTCGGCGCGAAGCTCGCGCGGCCCGAGCGCGAAGTGATCGTGATCGTCGGCGACGGCTCGTACATGATGCTCAACGCGGAGCTCGCGACCTCCGTGATGCTCGGCCGCAAGATCATCGTCGTGATCCTCGACAACCGCGGCTACGGCTGCATCGAGCGGTTGCAGCTCAACTGCGGCGGCGCGAGCTTCAACAACATGCTCGACGACTGCGTGCCCGAAGGCGGCGAACGCTCGACGATCGACTTCGCGATGCATGCGCGCGCAATGGGTGCGGAAGCCGTGCACGTGCGCGACGTCGGCGAGCTGCGCCGCGAAATGAAACGCGCACGGGCGGCGACGAAGAGCCAGGTGCTCGTGATCGACACCACGCATCGTCGCACCACCGACGACGGTGGCGCGTGGTGGGAAGTCGCGGTGCCGCAGGTCTCCGCACGCGCCGATGTCGAACGCGCGCACCAGACGTATCTCGACGCGAAAACCCGGCAGCGGCGCTGA
- a CDS encoding ABC transporter permease: MGNLNPVADAQTMTLKSRHTKWPPELSIFLVLVGISLFFEILGWIVVGQSFLFNAERLEIIVLQMAVIGIIAVGVNLVIITSGIDLSSGSVVAAAAVVSASLAQVSDFPRAVFPHLTDLPVIWPVLAGVCVGLLVGLLNGTLIAMTGIPPFIATLGTMVAARGFAKWFTNGMPVSMLTDSFAAIGAGANPVIVFLVIAAIFHVVLRYTRFGKYTYAIGANRHAAVVSGINVTRHLIFVYAIAGLLSGIAGTVTAARAISGQSGMGVMYELDAIAAVVIGGTSLSGGLGRVTGTVIGVLILGVMTSGFTFIRIDAYYQEMVKGAIIVAAVIADQYRNKKSRR; the protein is encoded by the coding sequence ATGGGCAACCTGAACCCGGTCGCGGATGCGCAGACCATGACACTCAAGTCGCGGCATACGAAGTGGCCGCCCGAACTGAGCATCTTCCTCGTGCTGGTCGGCATCAGCCTGTTCTTCGAGATTCTCGGCTGGATCGTCGTCGGCCAGAGCTTTCTGTTCAATGCCGAGCGGCTCGAAATCATCGTGCTGCAGATGGCCGTGATCGGCATCATCGCGGTCGGCGTGAACCTCGTGATCATCACCAGCGGGATCGATCTCTCGTCGGGGTCGGTGGTCGCGGCGGCCGCCGTCGTGTCGGCGAGCCTCGCGCAGGTGTCCGACTTCCCGCGCGCGGTGTTTCCGCATCTCACCGATCTGCCGGTGATCTGGCCGGTGCTGGCCGGCGTGTGCGTCGGGCTGCTGGTCGGCCTGCTGAACGGCACGCTGATCGCGATGACGGGCATCCCGCCGTTCATCGCGACGCTCGGCACGATGGTCGCCGCGCGCGGCTTCGCGAAGTGGTTCACCAACGGGATGCCGGTGTCGATGCTGACCGACTCGTTCGCGGCGATCGGCGCGGGCGCGAACCCGGTGATCGTCTTTCTCGTGATCGCCGCGATCTTCCACGTCGTGCTGCGCTACACGCGCTTCGGCAAATACACCTATGCGATCGGCGCGAACCGCCACGCGGCCGTCGTATCGGGCATCAACGTGACGCGCCACCTGATCTTCGTCTATGCGATCGCGGGCCTCCTGAGCGGGATCGCCGGCACCGTGACGGCCGCGCGCGCGATCTCCGGCCAGTCCGGCATGGGCGTGATGTACGAGCTCGATGCGATCGCGGCCGTCGTGATCGGCGGCACGTCGCTGTCGGGCGGCCTCGGGCGCGTGACGGGCACCGTGATCGGCGTGCTGATCCTCGGCGTGATGACGTCGGGCTTCACGTTCATCCGCATCGACGCGTATTACCAGGAGATGGTGAAGGGCGCGATCATCGTCGCGGCCGTGATCGCCGACCAGTACCGCAACAAGAAGTCGCGCCGCTGA
- a CDS encoding sugar ABC transporter ATP-binding protein, producing MFTARIARPMAGGDAPAASSGAAGSSGSPPPSMADCVLEVRGVGKSFPGVVALDGVQFRVRRGTVHALMGENGAGKSTLMKIIAGVYTPDQGEILINGEPVVLNGPLDALDRGIAMIHQELNLMPYMTVAENIWIRREPKNRFGLIDHAELRRRTAALFERLSIDIDPETDVRTLSVASRQMVEIAKAVSFDSDVLIMDEPTSALTEKEVAHLFRIIRQLREQGKGIVYITHKMNELFEIADEFSVFRDGKYIGTHASSDVTRDDIIRMMVGREITQMFPKEAVPIGDVVLSVKDLCVDGVFRDVSFELRAGEILGVAGLVGSGRSNVAEALFGVVPATSGEIRIDGKPVRIATPAQAMKHGMAFLTEDRKDSGCFLNLDLLANMEAAVLSNRYVKFNFVQQAQLKRDCEEMSRMLRVKSPGLHEEIQNLSGGNQQKVLIGRWLLTQPRILILDEPTRGIDVGAKAEIHRLVSALAGKGVAVLMISSEMPEVLGMSDRVMVMHEGRMTGIVDRKDADQVRIMDLASR from the coding sequence ATGTTTACAGCCAGGATCGCGCGCCCGATGGCCGGCGGCGACGCGCCGGCCGCTTCGTCCGGGGCGGCCGGCTCGTCCGGCTCGCCGCCTCCTTCCATGGCCGACTGCGTGCTCGAGGTGCGCGGCGTCGGCAAGTCCTTTCCCGGCGTCGTCGCGCTCGACGGCGTGCAGTTCCGCGTGCGCCGCGGCACCGTTCATGCGCTGATGGGCGAGAACGGCGCCGGCAAGTCCACGCTGATGAAGATCATCGCCGGCGTCTACACGCCCGACCAGGGCGAAATCCTGATCAACGGCGAACCGGTCGTGCTGAACGGCCCGCTCGATGCGCTCGACCGCGGCATCGCGATGATCCATCAGGAGCTCAACCTGATGCCGTACATGACGGTCGCGGAGAACATCTGGATCCGCCGCGAACCGAAGAACCGCTTCGGCCTGATCGATCACGCCGAACTGCGCCGCCGCACGGCCGCGCTGTTCGAGCGGCTGTCGATCGACATCGATCCGGAAACCGACGTGCGCACGCTGTCGGTCGCGAGCCGCCAGATGGTCGAGATCGCGAAGGCCGTGTCGTTCGACTCGGACGTGCTGATCATGGACGAGCCGACCTCCGCGCTGACCGAAAAGGAAGTCGCGCACCTGTTCCGGATCATTCGCCAGCTGCGCGAGCAGGGCAAGGGCATCGTCTACATCACGCACAAGATGAACGAGCTGTTCGAGATCGCCGACGAGTTCTCGGTGTTCCGCGACGGCAAGTACATCGGCACGCATGCGTCGAGCGACGTCACGCGCGACGACATCATCCGCATGATGGTCGGGCGCGAGATCACGCAGATGTTTCCGAAGGAAGCGGTGCCGATCGGCGACGTCGTGCTGTCGGTGAAGGATCTCTGCGTCGACGGCGTGTTCCGCGACGTCAGCTTCGAGCTGCGCGCGGGCGAGATCCTCGGCGTCGCGGGCCTCGTCGGCTCGGGGCGCTCGAACGTCGCGGAGGCGCTGTTCGGCGTCGTGCCGGCCACGTCGGGCGAGATCCGCATCGACGGCAAGCCGGTGCGGATCGCGACGCCCGCGCAGGCGATGAAGCACGGGATGGCGTTCCTCACCGAGGATCGCAAGGACTCCGGCTGCTTCCTGAATCTCGACCTGCTCGCGAACATGGAAGCGGCGGTGCTCAGCAACCGCTACGTGAAGTTCAATTTCGTGCAGCAGGCGCAGTTGAAGCGCGACTGCGAGGAAATGAGCCGGATGCTGCGCGTGAAGTCGCCCGGGCTGCACGAGGAAATCCAGAACCTGTCGGGCGGTAACCAGCAGAAGGTGCTGATCGGCCGCTGGCTGCTCACGCAGCCGCGCATCCTGATCCTCGACGAACCGACGCGCGGCATCGACGTCGGCGCGAAGGCCGAGATTCACCGGCTCGTCAGCGCGCTGGCCGGCAAGGGCGTCGCGGTGCTGATGATCTCGTCGGAAATGCCGGAAGTGCTGGGGATGAGCGATCGCGTGATGGTGATGCACGAAGGGCGCATGACCGGCATCGTCGATCGCAAGGACGCCGACCAGGTTCGCATCATGGATCTCGCGTCGCGCTGA
- the iolB gene encoding 5-deoxy-glucuronate isomerase, with amino-acid sequence MTISPLLVKASADREICNVTPESAGWKHVGFRALRLKAGDAETLDTGTRELCVVVLTGTVRADVDGETYDALGKRDSVFEDVSPDALYVPGGKRVTLVATRDAEVALCTAPYASGDKPVRRLDGERMRRSVRGQGTNTRYVCDILMGDNPAAERLLVVEVVTPASHSSSYPPHKHDRDAAPDETSLEETYYHRIDPPQGFAFQRVYTDDRSLDEACAVENHDVVMVPRGYHPVVAPHGYNLYYLNVMAGPSRAWAFKNDPAHEWMLDAAPKR; translated from the coding sequence ATGACGATTTCTCCCCTGCTGGTCAAGGCATCCGCCGACCGCGAAATCTGCAACGTCACGCCCGAATCGGCCGGCTGGAAGCACGTCGGCTTTCGCGCGCTGCGCCTGAAGGCCGGCGACGCCGAGACGCTCGACACGGGCACGCGCGAACTGTGCGTCGTCGTGCTGACGGGCACGGTGCGCGCGGACGTCGACGGCGAAACCTACGACGCGCTCGGCAAGCGCGACAGCGTGTTCGAAGACGTATCGCCGGACGCGCTGTACGTGCCGGGCGGCAAGCGCGTCACGCTGGTCGCGACGCGCGATGCGGAAGTCGCGCTGTGCACCGCGCCGTACGCGAGCGGCGACAAGCCCGTGCGGCGCCTCGACGGCGAACGGATGCGCCGCTCGGTGCGCGGGCAAGGCACCAACACGCGCTACGTATGCGACATCCTGATGGGCGACAACCCGGCCGCCGAGCGCCTCCTCGTCGTCGAAGTCGTCACGCCGGCCAGCCATTCGAGCAGCTATCCGCCGCACAAGCACGACCGCGACGCGGCGCCCGACGAAACCTCGCTCGAGGAAACCTATTACCACCGGATCGATCCGCCGCAGGGTTTCGCGTTCCAGCGCGTGTACACCGACGACCGCAGCCTCGACGAGGCGTGCGCGGTGGAGAACCACGACGTCGTGATGGTGCCGCGCGGCTACCACCCGGTCGTGGCTCCTCACGGCTACAACCTGTACTACCTGAACGTGATGGCCGGACCGAGCCGCGCGTGGGCGTTCAAGAACGACCCCGCGCACGAGTGGATGCTCGATGCGGCGCCGAAACGCTGA